A stretch of the Rhodohalobacter mucosus genome encodes the following:
- a CDS encoding cell division protein FtsX → MSLGYVIREGVAGLSRARLAAFTSVFSLFVAVLLIGVLSRIGFNAYEVSQLLRQQIEVEVFLEDIDDQTTRELRSRIEGRPFVEEVSYISRDSASAIFQQDFGLGAETLAELDFLPASFRIQVNSDSDAGQVSELADEIAGYSGVDEVRFNRALLELLESRTEVILLTGSVIGIFVLFVAMILVFNTIRLTIYAKRDLIRAMKLVGATNGFIRRPFLVEGMFQGLIAGSLAGLLIVLIFSLAVPAFVPQLGVLSWPFGRWYYLVAGVVLLAVLMGWLGSRWAARRFIRETRVYT, encoded by the coding sequence ATGAGCCTTGGATATGTTATCAGGGAAGGTGTTGCAGGCCTTAGCAGGGCAAGGCTGGCAGCTTTCACGTCTGTGTTTTCTCTTTTTGTAGCCGTTTTGCTGATCGGTGTATTAAGCCGTATCGGATTTAATGCATATGAAGTGTCTCAGCTTCTGAGGCAGCAAATTGAGGTGGAAGTATTTCTGGAAGATATTGATGACCAAACGACCCGGGAGCTTCGAAGCCGTATTGAAGGCCGGCCGTTCGTGGAAGAAGTATCCTACATTTCGCGCGACAGCGCCTCAGCGATATTTCAGCAGGATTTTGGGTTGGGTGCTGAGACGCTGGCAGAACTCGACTTCCTGCCCGCAAGCTTCAGAATTCAGGTTAACAGTGATTCGGATGCCGGCCAGGTGTCAGAGCTTGCCGATGAAATAGCAGGCTACAGTGGTGTGGATGAGGTACGGTTTAACCGTGCACTGCTGGAGCTGTTGGAGTCCAGAACCGAGGTGATCCTTTTGACGGGCTCCGTAATCGGTATCTTTGTTCTGTTTGTAGCGATGATCCTGGTATTCAACACCATTCGGCTTACAATTTACGCCAAGAGAGACCTGATTCGGGCTATGAAACTGGTGGGAGCCACAAACGGATTCATCCGCCGCCCTTTCCTGGTGGAAGGCATGTTTCAGGGGCTTATTGCAGGATCGCTTGCGGGATTATTGATCGTTCTCATCTTCAGCCTGGCAGTTCCTGCCTTTGTTCCTCAGCTTGGTGTGCTTTCATGGCCGTTTGGGCGGTGGTATTATCTTGTGGCCGGTGTTGTGCTTTTGGCTGTTCTCATGGGATGGCTTGGAAGCCGCTGGGCTGCACGGCGGTTTATCAGGGAAACCCGGGTCTATACCTGA
- a CDS encoding Fur family transcriptional regulator, which translates to MAHPAHEDTIQLVKEIFRSYLKERNQRQTPERFMVLEEIYRAEGHFDADDIFFNMKNAGTRVSRATVYNTLDLLIECGLVQRQQFGKNQYYYERSYAYQQHDHLICTDCGVVIEFCDPRILEIQKLMEQIYDFDVEAHSLHLFGKCRDRKACEERQKTGDKIKSLSSSN; encoded by the coding sequence ATGGCACATCCGGCCCATGAAGATACAATTCAGCTCGTAAAAGAGATATTTCGCAGCTATCTGAAGGAGAGAAATCAACGGCAGACCCCGGAAAGATTTATGGTTCTTGAGGAAATTTACCGCGCTGAGGGCCATTTTGACGCGGATGATATTTTCTTCAACATGAAAAATGCAGGCACCCGCGTTTCGCGCGCCACGGTTTACAACACCCTCGACCTGCTGATTGAGTGCGGCCTTGTACAGCGGCAGCAGTTCGGAAAAAATCAATATTACTACGAACGCTCCTATGCCTACCAGCAGCACGACCATCTGATTTGCACCGACTGCGGAGTGGTCATCGAATTTTGTGATCCCCGTATCCTCGAAATCCAAAAGCTTATGGAGCAAATCTATGATTTTGATGTGGAAGCGCACTCCCTCCACCTATTCGGGAAATGCCGTGACAGAAAAGCTTGTGAAGAACGCCAGAAAACCGGGGATAAAATCAAGTCACTGAGCAGCAGTAACTGA